From one Mycolicibacterium sp. HK-90 genomic stretch:
- a CDS encoding PaaI family thioesterase, giving the protein MSDEPSVFEQHGGFPVFKPADPGPGFERFLTAMRRAQDLAVSADPDSDTWDDAADRVEELVKLLAPYEAAEGVGPANRVPSLPGVGSLLMPPFTMSKFEPEGVELKVEFSRFHVGGNYAVHGGVLPLLFDSVFGMVIHAAGRPISRTAFLHVDYRKVTPIDTELTARGWVREAEGRKAFVNAELRDPDENLLAEANGLMIRLLPGQP; this is encoded by the coding sequence GTGAGCGACGAGCCATCGGTCTTTGAGCAGCACGGCGGATTCCCGGTCTTCAAACCGGCCGACCCGGGACCGGGTTTCGAACGGTTCCTGACCGCGATGCGCCGGGCTCAGGACCTGGCCGTGTCGGCTGACCCCGACAGCGACACCTGGGACGACGCCGCCGACCGCGTCGAGGAACTCGTCAAGCTGCTCGCCCCGTATGAAGCTGCCGAGGGCGTCGGACCGGCCAACCGGGTGCCGTCGCTGCCCGGTGTCGGCAGTCTGCTGATGCCGCCGTTCACGATGTCGAAGTTCGAGCCGGAGGGCGTCGAACTGAAGGTCGAGTTCAGCCGTTTCCACGTGGGTGGCAACTACGCGGTGCACGGCGGTGTGCTGCCGCTGCTGTTCGACTCGGTCTTCGGCATGGTGATCCACGCCGCCGGCCGCCCGATCAGCCGGACAGCCTTCCTGCACGTGGACTACCGCAAGGTGACGCCGATCGACACCGAGCTGACCGCGCGTGGATGGGTGCGGGAGGCCGAGGGACGCAAGGCATTTGTGAACGCCGAACTGCGGGATCCCGACGAGAACCTGCTTGCCGAGGCCAACGGCCTGATGATCAGATTGCTGCCCGGCCAGCCCTGA
- the purT gene encoding formate-dependent phosphoribosylglycinamide formyltransferase, whose protein sequence is MSESIEDAQTDGLTDDQVDNGSDVSMDAVGDVGAPADPAAAVLLLGAGELSRELALAFQRLGGVVVAADRYYAPAHGVADRSAVIKMNDAEELAALIEREKPRYVVAESGVIAADALIAVAERGDIEVLPTPRSIRLSQDREGLRRLASDELGLPTVPFWFAGSIEELKAVAEHAGFPLVVKPVVGAQRDGESVLLRPEDVEPAWQRATTAGHIAQNRVLAESVVEVEYEITMLTVRTTGPVGPGVQFCEPIGHRLVGTDVLESWQPQPLSPAALDAAKSISARIVNSLGGRGVFGVELLVQGDDVYFSDVRIRPHDSGLVTLRSQRLSEFEMHARAILGLSVDTIMISPAAAEVTYGGADAGEPSAEVSAVLAEALATSESDVRLFGRLGEAEAPRRLGVALATAPDVIIARDRARRVGTALRKLW, encoded by the coding sequence ATGAGTGAATCGATTGAGGACGCGCAGACCGATGGCCTGACCGACGATCAGGTCGACAACGGGTCGGACGTATCGATGGACGCTGTCGGTGACGTGGGCGCACCCGCCGATCCCGCGGCCGCGGTGCTGCTGCTCGGGGCGGGCGAGCTGAGCCGTGAGCTCGCGCTGGCCTTCCAGCGTCTGGGTGGCGTCGTGGTGGCCGCCGACCGGTACTACGCGCCCGCGCACGGGGTCGCGGACCGATCAGCGGTGATCAAGATGAACGACGCCGAGGAGCTCGCCGCCCTGATCGAGCGGGAAAAGCCGCGGTACGTGGTCGCCGAGTCCGGCGTCATCGCCGCCGACGCGTTGATCGCGGTGGCCGAGCGCGGCGACATCGAGGTACTGCCGACCCCGCGGAGCATCCGGCTCTCCCAGGATCGCGAGGGTCTGCGCCGGTTGGCGTCGGATGAGCTCGGGCTGCCCACCGTGCCCTTCTGGTTCGCCGGGTCGATCGAGGAGCTCAAGGCGGTGGCCGAGCACGCCGGCTTCCCGTTGGTGGTCAAGCCCGTGGTGGGCGCCCAACGCGACGGCGAGTCGGTGCTGCTGCGTCCCGAGGACGTCGAGCCGGCCTGGCAGCGCGCCACCACCGCAGGCCACATCGCACAGAACCGGGTGCTGGCCGAGTCCGTCGTCGAGGTCGAGTACGAGATCACGATGCTGACCGTGCGAACCACTGGGCCGGTGGGGCCCGGGGTGCAGTTCTGCGAGCCGATCGGACACCGCCTGGTTGGCACCGACGTGCTGGAGTCCTGGCAGCCGCAGCCCCTGTCACCGGCCGCGCTGGATGCCGCGAAGTCGATCTCCGCGCGCATCGTCAACTCCCTGGGCGGGCGCGGCGTGTTCGGGGTCGAACTGCTGGTCCAGGGCGACGACGTGTACTTCTCCGACGTGCGGATCCGTCCGCACGACAGCGGCCTGGTGACGCTGAGGTCGCAGCGGTTGTCGGAGTTCGAGATGCATGCCCGGGCGATCCTGGGCCTGTCGGTGGACACCATCATGATTTCTCCGGCAGCGGCCGAGGTCACTTATGGCGGCGCCGACGCCGGCGAGCCGTCGGCCGAGGTCAGTGCGGTGCTGGCGGAGGCGCTGGCCACCTCGGAGAGCGATGTCCGGTTGTTCGGTCGGTTGGGGGAAGCCGAGGCGCCGCGCCGCCTCGGAGTGGCGCTGGCCACCGCTCCCGACGTGATCATCGCCCGTGACCGTGCACGGCGGGTGGGCACCGCGCTGCGCAAGCTGTGGTGA
- a CDS encoding rhodanese-like domain-containing protein has translation MSYAGDITPEEAWKLLSENSEAVLVDCRTDAEWRFVGVPDLSTLERDVIYVEWNRTDGSHNDAFVDDLQASGVTPGERPVVFLCRSGNRSIGAAEAATAAGIAPSYNVLDGFEGNLDENRHRGGTGWKAVGLPWKQS, from the coding sequence GTGAGCTATGCAGGAGACATCACGCCTGAGGAGGCCTGGAAACTTCTGAGTGAGAATTCCGAGGCCGTGCTGGTGGACTGTCGTACCGACGCCGAATGGCGCTTCGTCGGTGTGCCGGATCTGTCCACCCTTGAGCGTGACGTGATCTACGTCGAGTGGAACCGGACCGACGGCAGTCACAATGATGCGTTCGTCGACGATCTTCAGGCGTCGGGTGTGACGCCGGGGGAGCGGCCGGTGGTCTTCCTGTGTCGTTCCGGCAACCGTTCGATCGGTGCCGCCGAGGCCGCCACCGCGGCCGGGATCGCGCCGTCCTACAACGTGCTCGACGGGTTCGAGGGCAATCTCGACGAGAACCGCCACCGTGGAGGTACCGGCTGGAAGGCCGTCGGTCTGCCTTGGAAACAGAGTTGA
- a CDS encoding ferredoxin, producing MKVEADRDACIASGNCVMVSDVVFDQDDDGVVEVLVDELPDDEIDHAREAVKLCPATALKLTGE from the coding sequence ATGAAAGTAGAAGCGGATCGTGACGCCTGCATCGCATCGGGCAACTGCGTGATGGTCTCCGACGTCGTCTTCGATCAGGACGACGACGGCGTCGTGGAAGTCCTCGTCGACGAGCTACCCGACGACGAGATCGATCACGCCCGCGAGGCCGTCAAGCTCTGCCCCGCGACGGCCCTGAAACTCACCGGGGAGTGA
- a CDS encoding nitroreductase family deazaflavin-dependent oxidoreductase, which yields MSMPWWERYIGLPMLLVHDKIYKATDGRIGHRIPGGPTTLILHTVGAKTGQQRANSLAYARDGEDYLVVASKGGEPTAPGWYHNLKANPKVEINVGPKRFAVTAKPVLPDGADYARLWKIVNDMPGNKNRYIGYQKRTTRPIPVVVLTPEVTPR from the coding sequence ATGAGCATGCCGTGGTGGGAGAGATACATCGGACTGCCGATGTTGTTGGTGCACGACAAGATCTACAAGGCCACCGATGGACGGATCGGGCATCGCATTCCGGGTGGCCCGACGACGCTGATTCTGCACACCGTCGGCGCCAAGACCGGTCAGCAGCGGGCGAACTCGCTCGCCTATGCCCGCGACGGCGAGGACTATCTGGTTGTGGCGTCCAAGGGTGGCGAGCCGACGGCCCCGGGTTGGTACCACAACCTGAAGGCCAACCCGAAGGTGGAGATCAACGTCGGGCCCAAGCGGTTCGCGGTGACCGCCAAGCCGGTCCTTCCGGACGGCGCCGACTACGCCCGCTTGTGGAAGATCGTCAATGACATGCCGGGCAACAAGAACCGCTACATCGGGTATCAGAAGCGGACGACGCGGCCGATTCCGGTGGTCGTGCTGACACCCGAGGTCACTCCCCGGTGA
- a CDS encoding Na+/H+ antiporter, with protein sequence MGASLLAALVAAILLAAVARHFDVSAPLALVVAGLAGSALPVFDDVHLDPELVLFVILPPLLWSAGLESSYVALRRNIRPIGLLAVGLPLATTFAVGVVAYHLVPELTIAAALTLGAIVAPPDAVSATAVGRRLGLPRRTMTLLGGESLLNDATALTAYKVALGAAIGTAATWSSGLSTFALAAVGGVVVGWVIGMVVNFIRTRLADPLVESAIGLVAPFFIYLVAEEIHGSGVIAVVVAALLLGQRETQAGYATRLQDKAVWKALQLVLESFAFLLIGLQLPKVISELAGISAATLAISSAAVLGTVIGVRMVWVYASAYLPRLLSKHLRSHEPAPSGGQLFVVAWAGMRGVVSLAAAFAVPATTLTGDPFPGRPQLVFLTFVVVVGTLLLHGLTLPWFIRVLGAQGDEAHSDAIATAAAQDKAARAAAERLDTLMAEQSATTDVPERAADVLRAWNTRRRNAAWERLGRDDADIGESPTSAFRRLRLEMLAAERDTFIAERDAGHIDDEVLRTVLHGLDLEEATLNRD encoded by the coding sequence GTGGGTGCCTCACTCCTGGCAGCCCTGGTGGCCGCAATCTTGCTGGCGGCCGTGGCCCGCCATTTCGACGTCTCGGCGCCGCTGGCACTGGTGGTGGCCGGATTGGCCGGCAGTGCACTGCCTGTTTTCGACGACGTCCACCTCGATCCCGAGCTGGTGCTGTTCGTCATCCTGCCGCCGCTGCTGTGGTCGGCGGGCCTGGAGAGCAGCTACGTGGCGCTGCGCCGCAACATCCGCCCGATCGGGCTGCTCGCGGTCGGGCTGCCGCTGGCCACCACGTTCGCCGTCGGCGTCGTGGCGTACCACCTCGTGCCCGAACTCACGATCGCCGCGGCGCTGACCCTGGGCGCGATCGTCGCCCCGCCCGACGCGGTCTCGGCGACCGCGGTCGGACGCCGGCTCGGTCTGCCCCGGCGCACCATGACCCTGCTGGGTGGGGAGAGCCTGCTCAACGACGCCACCGCCCTGACCGCCTACAAGGTGGCCCTCGGCGCCGCGATCGGCACGGCCGCCACCTGGAGCAGCGGCCTGAGCACGTTCGCCCTGGCCGCGGTCGGGGGCGTGGTTGTGGGCTGGGTGATCGGCATGGTGGTGAATTTCATCCGCACCCGACTCGCCGATCCACTCGTCGAAAGCGCGATCGGCCTGGTGGCCCCGTTCTTCATCTACCTGGTGGCCGAGGAGATCCACGGCTCGGGCGTGATCGCCGTGGTGGTGGCAGCGCTGCTGCTGGGCCAGCGCGAGACGCAGGCCGGTTACGCCACCCGCCTGCAGGACAAGGCGGTATGGAAGGCGTTGCAGCTGGTGCTGGAATCGTTCGCGTTCCTGTTGATCGGTCTGCAGCTGCCGAAGGTGATCAGCGAACTCGCCGGCATTTCGGCGGCCACGTTGGCGATCTCGTCGGCCGCCGTGCTCGGCACGGTGATCGGGGTGCGCATGGTGTGGGTATACGCCTCGGCATACCTGCCCCGGCTGCTGTCCAAACACCTCCGCTCCCACGAGCCCGCCCCGTCGGGTGGGCAATTGTTCGTGGTGGCCTGGGCAGGCATGCGCGGCGTCGTATCGCTCGCCGCGGCCTTCGCCGTGCCTGCCACCACCCTGACCGGCGATCCGTTCCCCGGTCGCCCGCAGCTGGTGTTCCTGACCTTCGTGGTCGTGGTCGGGACGCTGTTGCTGCACGGCTTGACGCTGCCGTGGTTCATCCGGGTGCTCGGGGCACAGGGCGACGAGGCGCACAGCGATGCGATCGCCACCGCCGCCGCACAGGACAAGGCGGCGCGGGCCGCGGCGGAGCGGCTCGACACCCTGATGGCCGAACAGTCGGCCACCACCGATGTGCCCGAGCGCGCCGCCGACGTGCTGCGGGCGTGGAACACCCGGCGCCGCAACGCCGCCTGGGAGCGGCTGGGCCGCGACGACGCCGACATCGGCGAGAGCCCGACGTCGGCGTTCCGCCGACTGCGCCTGGAAATGCTTGCCGCCGAACGGGACACGTTCATCGCCGAACGCGACGCCGGTCACATCGACGACGAGGTACTGCGTACTGTGCTGCATGGGCTCGACTTGGAAGAGGCGACACTGAATCGTGATTAA
- a CDS encoding SDR family NAD(P)-dependent oxidoreductase has protein sequence MSLNGKTALVTGATSGIGHATAKLLAERGARVLVSGRDAERGAKVVTEIRAAGGTADFLGATLTDAASAHALVQNALAVVDQIDILVNNAAIAVFGPTAAIAEQDFDDCYALNVKIPFFLVGAVAPAMAARGDGVIVNVSTMVSMFGAPGPAVYASSKAALNLLTKSWAAEYGPKGVRVNAVAPGPTLTEGTTAQYGTDRLAALAAQAPARRVAEPAEIAETIGFLVSDGASFIHGAVLAADGGRTAI, from the coding sequence ATGTCACTCAACGGGAAAACCGCGTTGGTCACGGGAGCGACCAGCGGCATCGGCCACGCCACCGCAAAGCTGCTCGCCGAGCGCGGCGCCCGTGTCCTGGTAAGCGGGCGAGACGCGGAGCGCGGCGCCAAGGTGGTGACCGAGATCCGCGCCGCGGGTGGCACCGCGGACTTTCTCGGCGCCACATTGACCGACGCGGCCAGCGCGCACGCGTTGGTGCAGAACGCGCTGGCCGTCGTCGACCAGATCGACATCCTGGTCAACAACGCCGCCATCGCCGTCTTCGGACCCACCGCGGCGATCGCTGAACAGGACTTCGACGACTGCTACGCGCTCAACGTGAAGATTCCGTTCTTCCTCGTCGGCGCGGTCGCACCCGCCATGGCGGCACGCGGAGACGGCGTGATCGTCAACGTCAGCACCATGGTGTCCATGTTCGGGGCGCCCGGGCCGGCGGTGTACGCCTCCTCGAAGGCGGCCCTGAATCTGCTGACCAAATCGTGGGCTGCCGAGTACGGCCCCAAGGGGGTCCGGGTCAACGCCGTCGCTCCGGGGCCCACGCTCACCGAGGGCACCACAGCGCAGTACGGCACCGACCGACTCGCCGCCCTCGCGGCGCAGGCCCCCGCACGACGCGTCGCCGAGCCCGCCGAAATCGCCGAGACCATCGGGTTTTTGGTCAGCGACGGCGCCAGTTTCATCCACGGCGCGGTGCTGGCCGCAGACGGCGGCCGCACCGCGATCTAG
- a CDS encoding MMPL family transporter — MIKRLAWLAVLVVVVSGALLGLLSGSDAGSQSPVAVPADAESARADALRADFPGGDQVPAILVVTRADGGDLTMADVDATADARARMTAEPGPPVVVSDDSKAAVATVPMSADLSGFGLNDAVRELRATATNGLPPGLRAEITGGPAFGADIANSFAGANITLLAVTAAVVALLLIVTYRSPVLWLVPLLVIAFADRVGSVVGTAVASAFGLSPDGSTSGITSVLVFGAGTNYALLLISRYREELGRTERHRDALVTAVRAAAPAIVASNATVVLALLTLLLASAPSNRSLGVQAASGLVVAAIFVLVVLPPLLALCGKRLFWPFIPRVGAAPLTESGVWHRIADSVARRPGRVAVASLAGLAVLCTALLSTPIGLTQTEQFRVQAESVTGYQTLSAHFPSGLTDPTRVIASSAKAGAVQRAITDTPGVVSAAPAGQSPTGLSLWSVVLKAEPASDQAFETIDALRDSVRSADATAVVGGSDAQARDAAAAAQRDRVVVIPTILAIVLAVLYLLLRSVFAPLVLVGVTVLSALAALGLGGWASVHLFGFPALDNSTPLFAFLFLVALGVDYTIFLVTRAREETPEHGTRQGIVRAVSATGAVITSAGVVLAAVFCVLGVLPLIVLTQLGIIVGLGILLDTFVVRTVIIPALFTVIGPRIWWPGLRADP, encoded by the coding sequence GTGATTAAGCGTCTGGCGTGGCTGGCCGTGCTCGTGGTGGTGGTCTCCGGCGCGTTGCTGGGGCTGTTGAGCGGCAGCGACGCCGGCTCACAGTCACCGGTGGCGGTGCCGGCCGATGCCGAGTCGGCGCGCGCCGACGCACTGCGCGCCGATTTCCCCGGCGGAGACCAGGTTCCGGCCATCCTGGTGGTGACCCGTGCCGACGGCGGTGATCTCACCATGGCCGACGTCGACGCCACCGCCGACGCCAGGGCGCGGATGACCGCGGAGCCCGGTCCTCCCGTCGTGGTCTCCGATGACAGCAAGGCCGCGGTGGCCACCGTGCCCATGAGCGCCGACCTGTCCGGCTTCGGTCTCAACGACGCCGTGCGGGAGCTGCGCGCCACTGCCACCAACGGCCTGCCGCCCGGGTTGCGAGCCGAGATCACCGGCGGCCCCGCCTTCGGCGCCGACATCGCGAATTCCTTTGCCGGAGCGAACATCACGCTGCTGGCGGTCACCGCTGCGGTGGTGGCGCTGCTGCTCATCGTCACCTACCGATCACCGGTGCTGTGGCTGGTTCCGCTGCTGGTCATCGCGTTCGCGGACCGCGTCGGGTCCGTCGTCGGCACCGCGGTCGCCTCCGCGTTCGGGCTGAGTCCGGACGGTTCGACGTCCGGCATCACCAGTGTGCTGGTGTTCGGCGCGGGAACGAACTATGCGTTGCTGTTGATCTCGCGCTACCGGGAGGAGCTCGGCCGTACCGAGCGACACCGCGATGCCCTGGTCACCGCGGTGCGGGCCGCCGCCCCCGCGATCGTGGCCAGTAACGCCACCGTGGTGCTGGCCCTGTTGACGCTGCTGCTGGCCTCGGCACCGAGCAACCGAAGCCTCGGCGTCCAGGCCGCGTCGGGTCTGGTGGTCGCCGCCATCTTCGTGCTGGTGGTGCTGCCGCCGCTGCTGGCACTGTGCGGGAAGCGACTGTTCTGGCCGTTCATTCCTCGGGTCGGCGCCGCCCCGTTGACCGAAAGCGGTGTGTGGCACCGGATCGCGGACTCCGTCGCCCGCCGGCCCGGCCGCGTCGCAGTGGCCTCACTGGCCGGATTGGCCGTGCTGTGCACCGCCCTGCTGTCCACGCCGATCGGGCTGACCCAGACCGAACAGTTCCGGGTGCAGGCCGAATCGGTGACCGGTTACCAGACCCTCTCGGCGCATTTCCCGAGCGGTCTGACCGACCCCACCCGCGTCATCGCGTCGTCCGCCAAGGCGGGTGCCGTGCAACGGGCGATCACCGATACGCCCGGCGTCGTCTCGGCCGCACCCGCCGGCCAGTCCCCGACCGGACTCAGCCTGTGGTCGGTCGTGCTCAAGGCCGAACCCGCCTCCGACCAAGCATTCGAAACCATTGACGCTCTGCGCGATTCTGTTCGCAGCGCCGACGCCACCGCAGTCGTGGGCGGGTCCGATGCCCAGGCCCGGGACGCCGCCGCCGCGGCCCAACGCGACCGCGTCGTGGTGATCCCGACGATCCTGGCGATCGTGCTGGCCGTGCTGTACCTGCTGCTGCGCTCGGTGTTCGCCCCGCTGGTGCTGGTCGGGGTGACGGTGCTCAGTGCACTGGCCGCGCTCGGCCTCGGCGGCTGGGCCAGCGTGCACCTGTTCGGCTTCCCGGCCCTGGACAACAGCACCCCGCTGTTCGCGTTCCTGTTCCTGGTGGCCCTCGGCGTCGACTACACGATCTTCCTGGTCACCCGGGCCCGCGAGGAGACCCCCGAACACGGCACCCGCCAGGGCATCGTGCGCGCGGTATCGGCCACCGGCGCCGTGATCACCAGCGCGGGTGTGGTGCTGGCCGCCGTGTTCTGCGTGCTGGGCGTGTTGCCGCTGATCGTGCTGACACAGTTGGGCATCATCGTCGGCCTCGGCATCCTGCTGGACACGTTCGTGGTGCGCACCGTGATCATCCCGGCGCTGTTCACCGTTATCGGCCCCCGGATCTGGTGGCCGGGTTTGCGGGCGGATCCCTAG
- a CDS encoding lumazine-binding protein, protein MADETDEFSKRDRPTMAPFLGALAVIVLAVIVVVLLNTFGGDGRSEEQKVTLAAVGQNDALQRENFREFSDYTCTAQRGTEADFIARQRDSVVTKGARYVDDVTAVRIEGDRATATVVYHFDKTPDTKVNTETAFVREDGAWRVCSSMGDSRP, encoded by the coding sequence ATGGCTGACGAAACAGACGAATTCTCGAAGCGCGACCGGCCCACCATGGCGCCGTTCCTCGGCGCCTTGGCCGTCATTGTGCTCGCGGTGATCGTTGTCGTGCTGCTCAACACCTTCGGTGGTGACGGCCGCAGCGAGGAGCAGAAGGTGACTCTCGCGGCGGTCGGCCAGAACGATGCCCTGCAGCGGGAGAACTTCCGCGAATTTTCCGACTACACCTGCACCGCGCAGCGCGGGACCGAGGCAGATTTCATTGCCCGCCAGCGCGATTCGGTGGTCACGAAGGGTGCCCGGTACGTGGACGACGTGACCGCGGTGCGCATCGAGGGAGACCGGGCCACCGCGACCGTGGTCTACCACTTCGACAAGACACCCGATACCAAGGTGAACACCGAGACGGCATTCGTGCGTGAGGACGGCGCATGGCGCGTCTGTTCGAGTATGGGAGACTCACGCCCGTGA
- a CDS encoding UBP-type zinc finger domain-containing protein has product MLRRSRRREQNPAPRTCEHLNAEVAEPHPLTPGRCQECEEDGENNWAHLRMCMTCGHVGCCDSSPHQHATKHFQQSGHPVMRSAEPGESWRWCYIDHRVG; this is encoded by the coding sequence ATGTTGAGGAGATCACGTCGGCGTGAGCAGAATCCGGCGCCTCGCACCTGCGAACATCTGAACGCCGAGGTTGCCGAGCCGCATCCCCTGACCCCCGGTCGGTGCCAGGAATGCGAGGAAGACGGCGAGAACAACTGGGCGCATCTGCGGATGTGCATGACGTGCGGTCACGTCGGTTGCTGTGATTCGAGCCCGCATCAGCATGCCACCAAGCACTTTCAGCAGAGCGGTCATCCGGTCATGCGTTCGGCGGAACCAGGCGAGAGTTGGCGTTGGTGCTATATCGACCATCGGGTTGGGTGA
- a CDS encoding O-succinylhomoserine sulfhydrylase: MSDIPSVRIPAALPEGVSQATIGVRGGLLRSEFEETAEAMYLTSGYVYESASAAEKAFTGEIDRFVYSRYGNPTISMFEERLRLIEGAPACFATATGMAAVFTALGALLGAGDRLVAARSLFGSCFVVCNEILPRWGVETVFVDGDDLSQWEEALSVPTQAVFFETPSNPMQSLVDIAAVSELAHAAGAKVVLDNVFATPLLQQGIPLGADVVVYSGTKHIDGQGRVLGGAILGDQEYIDGPVQKLMRHTGPAISAFNAWTLLKGLETLAVRVDYANRSAERIAEFLENHSAVRWVKYPFLKSHPQYDLAQRQMRGGGTVITFELDSADGKARAFEVLDKLRVVDISNNLGDAKTLITHPATTTHRAMGPEGRAAIGLGDGVVRISIGLEGTEDLIADLDQALS; this comes from the coding sequence ATGTCCGATATCCCATCTGTCCGGATTCCGGCTGCCCTGCCCGAGGGCGTCAGCCAGGCCACCATCGGCGTGCGCGGCGGTCTGCTGCGGTCGGAGTTCGAGGAGACCGCCGAGGCGATGTACCTGACCTCGGGGTACGTCTACGAATCCGCGTCCGCCGCGGAGAAGGCGTTCACCGGCGAGATCGACCGCTTCGTCTACTCCCGCTACGGCAACCCGACCATCTCGATGTTCGAGGAGCGGCTGCGGCTCATCGAGGGCGCGCCCGCATGTTTCGCCACCGCCACCGGCATGGCGGCGGTGTTCACCGCACTGGGCGCGCTGCTGGGTGCCGGGGACCGCCTGGTGGCCGCGCGCAGCCTGTTCGGCTCGTGCTTCGTAGTGTGCAACGAGATCCTGCCTCGCTGGGGCGTGGAGACCGTGTTCGTCGACGGCGATGACCTCTCCCAGTGGGAGGAGGCGCTGTCGGTGCCCACCCAGGCGGTGTTCTTCGAGACGCCGTCCAACCCGATGCAGTCTCTGGTGGATATCGCCGCGGTATCCGAGCTGGCGCACGCCGCGGGCGCAAAGGTGGTGCTGGACAACGTCTTTGCCACCCCGCTGCTGCAGCAGGGCATTCCGCTCGGCGCGGATGTGGTGGTCTATTCGGGCACCAAGCACATCGACGGGCAGGGCCGGGTGCTGGGCGGGGCGATCCTGGGCGACCAGGAGTACATCGACGGCCCGGTCCAGAAGCTCATGCGGCACACCGGCCCGGCGATCAGCGCGTTCAACGCCTGGACGCTGCTGAAAGGCCTTGAGACACTTGCGGTTCGAGTGGACTATGCGAATCGCTCCGCGGAGCGCATCGCCGAGTTCCTGGAAAACCACTCCGCGGTGCGCTGGGTGAAGTACCCGTTCCTGAAGTCGCATCCCCAGTACGACCTGGCTCAACGGCAGATGCGTGGCGGTGGCACCGTCATCACGTTCGAGCTGGACTCCGCCGACGGCAAGGCCCGCGCGTTCGAGGTGCTCGACAAGCTGCGCGTCGTCGACATCTCCAACAACCTGGGCGACGCCAAGACGCTGATCACCCACCCGGCCACCACCACCCACCGCGCGATGGGCCCGGAGGGCCGGGCCGCGATCGGACTGGGCGACGGCGTGGTGCGCATCTCGATCGGCCTGGAGGGTACCGAGGATCTGATCGCCGATCTGGATCAGGCGCTGAGTTAG
- a CDS encoding cytochrome P450 yields the protein MTEAPALPPLHMRRNAFDPTPDLGEIRETDGVRTVISALGNPVYLITRHEDVKAVLGDHERFSNVRPPDFTLPGAPELSAEDQASARAGNLLGLDPPEHQRLRRMLTAEFTIRRMKRLEPHIVEIVDAHLDAMAAAGPPADLVADFALPIPSLVICELLGVPYDDREDFQHRSARQLDLSLSIAERLGLQRQAREYMLGLVGRARREPGEDILGMLVREHGADLSDDELVGIAGLLLLAGHETTSNMLGLGVLALLRHPEQLAAVRDDPDAVGPAVEELLRWLSIVQNAIPRFTTTDVEVAGVRIPAGELVFASLPAGNRDPDFVKSPDVLDISRGAPGHLAFGHGVHHCLGAPLARMEMRIAFPALLRRFPNLALAEPFEDVSYRSFHFIYGLKSLAVTW from the coding sequence ATGACCGAGGCACCTGCCCTGCCGCCATTGCACATGCGGCGCAACGCGTTCGATCCCACCCCCGATCTGGGCGAGATCCGCGAGACCGATGGTGTCCGCACGGTCATCAGCGCGCTCGGCAATCCGGTGTACCTGATCACCCGCCACGAGGACGTCAAGGCGGTTTTGGGTGATCACGAACGGTTCTCCAACGTCCGGCCACCGGATTTCACGCTGCCCGGGGCACCGGAACTGTCCGCCGAGGACCAGGCCAGCGCGCGGGCCGGCAATCTGCTGGGCCTCGACCCACCCGAGCATCAGCGGCTACGCCGCATGCTGACCGCGGAGTTCACCATCCGCCGGATGAAGCGCCTGGAGCCGCACATCGTCGAGATCGTCGACGCCCACCTGGATGCGATGGCGGCAGCGGGCCCGCCCGCTGACCTGGTGGCCGACTTCGCGTTGCCCATTCCGTCGCTGGTGATCTGCGAACTGCTCGGGGTGCCGTACGACGACCGGGAGGACTTCCAGCATCGCTCGGCCCGACAACTCGACCTGTCCCTGTCCATCGCCGAGCGGCTTGGCCTGCAACGCCAGGCCCGCGAATACATGCTCGGACTGGTCGGACGGGCCCGCCGGGAACCCGGTGAGGACATCCTCGGCATGCTGGTGCGGGAGCACGGCGCCGACCTGTCCGACGACGAACTCGTCGGCATCGCCGGACTGCTGCTGCTCGCCGGGCATGAGACCACGTCGAACATGCTCGGCCTCGGTGTGCTGGCGCTACTTCGCCACCCCGAACAGTTGGCCGCGGTACGCGACGACCCGGATGCCGTCGGCCCGGCCGTCGAGGAACTGCTGCGGTGGCTGTCCATCGTGCAGAACGCGATTCCGCGGTTCACGACGACCGACGTCGAGGTCGCCGGGGTGCGGATCCCCGCGGGCGAGTTGGTCTTTGCCTCGCTGCCCGCCGGCAACCGGGACCCCGACTTCGTCAAATCCCCCGACGTCCTCGACATCAGCCGCGGCGCGCCGGGGCATCTGGCCTTCGGCCACGGCGTGCACCATTGCCTCGGGGCCCCGCTGGCCCGGATGGAGATGCGAATCGCCTTCCCGGCCCTGCTCCGACGGTTCCCGAACCTCGCGCTGGCCGAGCCGTTCGAGGACGTCTCCTACCGGTCTTTCCACTTCATCTACGGTCTGAAATCCCTGGCGGTAACGTGGTGA